The nucleotide sequence AGATTTCTAAGGCTGCATCTCGATagcttttataattttattttaaacaattatcAGTTTAAATACTTCTTACAACATGGATACCTCTAATAGTGTAACTAGGCTCATGGGATCGACATTAAAACCACCAGGTACTTCAGATCTTCCAGGTTTTGAAGTTTTTCcctatatgtaagtatataacgctatcactgtaccaaatttcagatCTCTAGGTATTGGGGAAGTAGTAGTTTTCTTTTGATGATCCTTAATCAGTCAGTCAGGCTGAATCATATTTACGTATCTTCTGTTTAGTACCGGTGAGCTTAGTAAACGTACCTAATGAGCAGAATTTCAGTCTGTCAGTATATCCCATTGTTACTAGACAGACGCGGGAAAATATGCCGACgcttatgaaaataaaaatattgttcatGTAAATTAGTCAGTAAGGGAATATGTATGGTATGGTAAAGCTATGCGTGGctaggtatttttataaaacttatcGCAAAGTTATGGAAAGTCATAAAATATTTGCTTGAATACAGTTATTAAGACCGATATTTAAAATTGTAGAAAACAAAACATCTTTACTCAAATAACTGATTTTATTAGCTGCAATACCTAATGCATTGATACCTATATAAAATGTGCAAAATTGAGTAGTAAAATAAGTAGTATTTCAATTGCCCACAAAACATACATAAACTATGTTTCGCGTTCGCGTTATTTCTGTATTACTGCTCGTCAGTAATGCCCTAGTTTTGCTGACGGCTGATAAAGTATATTACGACTTAGCTGACGCCAAAAGCCACTTTGCTGACTTCATTCTGAAGTATAACAAAGTATATGACACCGAAGAAGATTATAACCAACGATTGGAAATATTCAGATCTAACTTGTTACGTATTAATGAATTGAACGTACTCCACGAAGCTACTTTCGGTATCAACAAATTTGCTGATTTGACTCGCGAAGAATTCGAAAAAACTCGTCTTGCGGGTTTTCCGCCCGTGGAAATAAATACTGGTGAAAAGATAACAGTAGAGAAGGAATGGATAGCAGATGCTCCGGACAGTCTGGACTACAGGGACGAAGGTCTGGTAACAGAAGTGAAGGATCAAGGACAATGTGGTTCCTGCTACATTTTCAGCGCCATTGGTAAGGAAACTCGAGCCTGCTAATGATCATTAAGTTCATCTTTGGCTTCTGTTCGTCTCCGCCAATCTTTACCTACGGTCTTACAAATATCATCACCCTCCTGCCTGACCACAAAACGTCTTTGACTACTTTCTGTGTACTTCTCCATTCAAGAACCAGTCTGCTTTAATCGCCATTAATTCTGCAGTttctgttgttttattttttacaaaatcaacTTTCTCACAGGTAATATTGAAGGGCAGCAGgccaaaataaataatgagcTAATCTCTCTATCGGAACAGCAAGCACTGGATTgcgataaagaaaaaaaagacatgGGTTGCAATGGAGGATATATGGTGAATGTTATGCAATACGAaaataattacaagcttttaatttagtttcacctgtcccgatatttAGTGtgaaatcaaatcttgcaagttgaatttgaccatCTTTCAGAGTAGTCGGATTAACTTAAACTTTGGCATACTTACATATGTAAACTggggacaatacaataatctataGCAGTGGCATCCTGGTGCTCCAgccgggatcgtctccgcaggacggaattactcaacggttaatagcattgaattgaattttggtTTGGTGTTTGGTGGTGGTTTACTTTCTATGTATgtaaggctactttttatcctggaaaaatgcacagctcccgagagaacaccgcgcgataaccgaattacacgcgggcgaagcctaTAAATATCCATGGCTTCACTCTTGTACAGAGTACCTTTTTTGGCTAGACTgagaaatttttttttcgttaatattataaatatggagTTCAGTCATTCTAGAgatcaaatttttaatttcacaAACTTGATGCGTGGCATTGCTGAGAAAGGCATCAAACTGCACTTTTATGATCttcttttactaaatatttattaataagcaACACTAGTCTTAAATTGAGgatcttttttattgttttgccgcgcatattaaattattttcattccaGATCATCTTTTACATAGTAAGAGTTAGGCCGACagtttcatctttttttttagtgcTCTTATGAAAGAAGGAGGAAGCGTGGGTGAGGAGGACTATCCTTATACGGCAAAGGTTGGAAGCTGCAGTAGAAACGAGAGCAATGTTAAAGTTAAAATCTTGAATGCTACGGCTTTATCCACTCCCACTGAGGAAGAACTGGCGGGAGCACTCGCTCACTACGGACCACTGGCAATTGGTGAGCAAAGCggttttcagggttccgtacccaatgGGTGAcgacgggaccctattactaggactccgctgtctgtctgtccgtctgtcacagggctctatctatTTGTTGAGCCGTTATAGCTAGACACTTAATCACAGATCTTGttttactgtggccgctataccAACAAATAcacgacgaagatctggaatcagcttacagcggcaacattcccggggcgttacaacttagggatctttaaaaaacgagcctaccaattccttaaagggtcggcaacgcacctgtgattcccctcgtgttgcgggtgtccatgggcgacggtgatcgctctccatcaggtgacccgtctgctcgttttccccctcgttatatctataaaaaaattctaaaaataaactgaactTCAAATTTAAAGGGGGTCGTCCTACAAGAAacgtaccttttttttaaaattttttggtTGTCAGGTGTTGTTAGGCGTTGCTAGGCGGCCAGGGTGACAGCCGGCAGTTTCCAGTTGCTagttgattcgtcttgatgagtactttggtaacTAGGGGCAAAAAGTAAAGACCAAAAAAAGATCGTAtttgattttttacaaaaacttattaagtactgaactgtatttaaaaaattgtacggAGTAACGGAACCCTTCACGTACTAGTCCGACTCACATTTGGACGATCCGAGGCGTAGTGCTTTTCCTTAAGTGTTAGGCCTTATGAACAGGCTCAGTGTTGTTACACAGCGGGCTATACTCGGGGTTTCTCTAGATACGGAGAAAAACGAGGGTCACCAACATAGCCAAGTGATTAGTTCGTTGacgtggcaatgggcaggcttatagcacggagaacaggtgGCCGAAATATattgttgtttaattttttattttttatccgaTTGCAAGGGGTGGATttcatgtaatatttttgtgtaacttCTTTGTTCAATTGTTACTTGctgttaattaataatttgcaaTAATATTTACCCAATAACCTTCATTTCTAGCCTTATATATGCCAGACTGGCAATATTATCAGGACGGCGTACTGACACCACTGAACTGCGATAATCCACCGAACCACGGAGTAGTTCTTGTGGGCTATGGAACAGGtacgaaataatttattgaatcaggctttacttaGCAGAGGTccatttcaatgaactaaaataattactttgctcaccttaCGATTACTACttatatgcaacaaatgtgtgttcatgcagctcctccaccttcgcactgtaagaacacacacaaatcaccaAAGCACCTTCggcactgacgcgtttcgaactcagccaAAAATCATCCACAGTGCAACATAACCGTTTATGTATATGTTTTCTGGTAGCATGGGCGCCTTTGTCACTCTAAGGATGAACTTTGGTGGAATTCTTAAgccgaactttacgagcatgagaagtgaaaaggtaattttgtatgtagagcgggccaaattttgtgctgctgagtattcGTCGTATCACAAAGTAGGAGGTAGGAGTAGGAGTAGGAGATAtcctagcacgtttcgtaaccaacggTCGCCGTCACGTGTCATGTATTGTGTGCGTTTGCCATTCAGTTTGACACTCCGTCTGACACGTTCTTATACGGTCATGGCacgatacggtgtaatgtgtagagacctCAAAGAGTTATTCTGTTTCAGTACCCGGCGGTAGAGATTACTGGATCATAAAGAACTCTTGGGGTGCCGATTGGGGTATTGAGGGCTACTTCAAATTAGAGAAAGGAAGAGAGTATTGCAGAATCGGAAAATATTATACCGCAACTGCTGaagttgaaaaaaaagtgtaattttAACTTTGTCATTATAAAATTCGTTGACGTTTTTAGATGTATCTTATCCA is from Choristoneura fumiferana chromosome 3, NRCan_CFum_1, whole genome shotgun sequence and encodes:
- the LOC141445713 gene encoding cysteine proteinase 1-like; the encoded protein is MFRVRVISVLLLVSNALVLLTADKVYYDLADAKSHFADFILKYNKVYDTEEDYNQRLEIFRSNLLRINELNVLHEATFGINKFADLTREEFEKTRLAGFPPVEINTGEKITVEKEWIADAPDSLDYRDEGLVTEVKDQGQCGSCYIFSAIGNIEGQQAKINNELISLSEQQALDCDKEKKDMGCNGGYMVNVIALMKEGGSVGEEDYPYTAKVGSCSRNESNVKVKILNATALSTPTEEELAGALAHYGPLAIALYMPDWQYYQDGVLTPLNCDNPPNHGVVLVGYGTVPGGRDYWIIKNSWGADWGIEGYFKLEKGREYCRIGKYYTATAEVEKKV